TGAGAGAGGTATTCCTACAATTGAATTGGAGAGTGGATTACTTCCGGTTGTCGGAAAGACAAGAAAAACCGGAACTAAGGTGAATTTTTTGCCGGATGATACAATCTTTGAAAAGACGAAATTTCGTGCAGAAGAAGTAAAGAGTCGTATGCATGAGACAGCCTATCTGAACCCGAATCTTACAATTGTCTTTGATGATAAACGTCCGGGAAGCGAAGAACACGTTGAATATCACGAACCAGATGGAATTATAGGTTTTATCCGTGATTTGAATAAAAAGAAAGAAGTACTTCATGATCCGATTTATTTCAAAGGAGAAGCGGATGGAATTGAAGTGGAGGCTGTTATTCAATACGTAAATGAGTTCCATGAAAATGTACTTGGATTTTGTAATAATATTTATAATTCGGAAGGTGGTACACATCTGACTGGATTTAAAACAACTTTTACAACAGTGATGAATCAGTACGCACGTGAACTTGGAATATTGAAAGAAAAGGATGCGAACTTTACAGGAGCAGATATTCGTAATGGTATGACTGCAATTGTATCGATCAAGCATCCGGACCCGCGTTTCGAGGGACAGACAAAGACGAAACTTGATAATCCAGATGCAGCAAAAGCAACTGGCAAAGTGACTGGAGATGAGATTGTTCTGTATTTCGACCGTAACCTGGAAACATTAAAGACAGTGTTGTCCAGTGCAGAAAAGGCAGCGAAGATTCGTAAGACAGAAGAAAAAGCAAAGACAAATCTTTTGACAAAACAGAAGTATTCATTTGACAGTAATGGAAAACTGGCGAATTGCGAGAGTCGTGATCCGAAGAAATGTGAAATATTTATTGTTGAGGGAGATTCGGCAGGTGGTTCAGCAAAGACTGCCAGAAACAGAAATTATCAGGCAATCCTGCCAATCCGCGGTAAGATATTAAATGTCGAAAAGGCAAGCATTGATAAAGTGCTGGCTAATGCAGAGATAAAAACAATGATCAA
This Ruminococcus hominis DNA region includes the following protein-coding sequences:
- a CDS encoding DNA gyrase/topoisomerase IV subunit B — encoded protein: MANKNTYDADSIAVLEGLEAVRKRPGMYIGSVSTKGLNHLIYEIVDNAVDEHLAGYCSEIRVTLEKDGSATVEDNGRGVPVGMHQKGVSAARLVYTTLHAGGKFDDSAYKTSGGLHGVGSSVVNALSTHMDVWISREGAIHHDAYERGIPTIELESGLLPVVGKTRKTGTKVNFLPDDTIFEKTKFRAEEVKSRMHETAYLNPNLTIVFDDKRPGSEEHVEYHEPDGIIGFIRDLNKKKEVLHDPIYFKGEADGIEVEAVIQYVNEFHENVLGFCNNIYNSEGGTHLTGFKTTFTTVMNQYARELGILKEKDANFTGADIRNGMTAIVSIKHPDPRFEGQTKTKLDNPDAAKATGKVTGDEIVLYFDRNLETLKTVLSSAEKAAKIRKTEEKAKTNLLTKQKYSFDSNGKLANCESRDPKKCEIFIVEGDSAGGSAKTARNRNYQAILPIRGKILNVEKASIDKVLANAEIKTMINAFGCGFSEGYGNDFDITKLRYDKIIIMADADVDGAHISTLLLTLFYRFMPELIYEGHVYIAMPPLYKAMPKKGEEEYLYDDAALERYRKTHEGGFTLQRYKGLGEMDAQQLWETTLDPETRLLKLVEIEDARMASSVTEMLMGTEVPPRRAFIYENATEAELDI